AGAAAGTGATCCATATGTTCACATAAGCGGGCGGGTAAGCACATTCAATTGAGTTCACTTCTTATATGATCCAGCTGCCTGTTATCTGATAATTCACCACCTTATCAGGAAATAAGCCACCTCCATGCTGCCACAGTGCTGATGACAGTAATAATGATCATTGCTTTCCTGTCCTCAATAGCTATTGTCAGGCGTATACTGTTTGCCACACCTGTCCTAAAGGTAAGCAGCATGTTTGATGTACATGCTTGATTAGGTAATATATTGGAGATACGAAGTAATTTCTGACCATTAACCTTGAGAAATCATTTTCAGGTTGCTGCTAAGGTCATTGGTGAAGTCCAGGCATTGATAATTTTTCCGGTCGTGCCCTACTTTATCCTCGCTATCTTCTACATGTTCTGGTTCTCCGCCACGCTCCATCTCTTCAGCTCAGGTCAAGTTCTCCGAAATGATTGCAGCACGGATTGTTGCACGTATGATCTGAAGCTCGGCAAAGTAAACTGTGACAACTGCTGTGGGTACAGCATCCATTACACCCCACACATTGGCATCGCCATTCTCTTCCACTTATTCGGCTGTTACTGGGCGACTCAGTTCTTTATGGCGTGTTCTTCAACTGTGGTTGCTGGATCAGTTGCTTCGTACTACTGGGCCCGTGGCGAAATATCTGTAAGCACTTGAGAATCACAAGTTATCGAGCACTTCAATTTTACTCCATATTTATACTGGAAATTCAAGCTATATATTCTGATGCAGCACGAGATACCGTTTTTTAGCGTCGTTTCTTCGCTCAAGCGGCTGCTGCGGTACAACCTTGGATCTGCTGCGATAGGCTCGCTTGTTGTATCTGCTGTTGAGTGGGTGCGCTTTATACTAGAATGCCTCCGCCGCAAGCTGAAGCTAGTTGATTCTGCTCGGGAGAGCTGCTGTGGGAAAGTGACATCGTCCTCATCTCAATGCTGCCTCGGCTGCATAGACTGGACCCTCATGTCTGTAAACCGAAATGCCTATATAATGGTAAGCTTGAAGACTGCTCTGTTCATGATGATCCTTTTCTCCTCTCTTGTCAGTTCATTATCTTCGTTGTTCTGACTTCCCACACTTGACCTGATAGTTCTGAATTCAAATCTGATTGATGCAATTTTTTTGTACTACAGTATTGTCTGCGAGTTGCAACTTTTAGGCTTTTCTGGCATGTGTAAACCCTGTGCTCATGTTGCAGATTGCCATTACTGGGAAAGGGTTCTTCAGAGCCTCCGTGCTTGCGACAGGTCTAATAATGAACAACATACTGCGCATCGGAAAAGTCAATGTTATTGGAGACGTGATCCTCTTCCTGGGGAAACTGTGCGTGAGCTTATTCTGCGCGCTCTTCGCGTTCCTCATGCTGGACACTCACAAGTACAAGTCTGCGCACAACAAGATATCGTCCCCGCTGGTTCCTGTGATTGTGAGCATCTCATCTCTTCTAAACTTCTTGAGCTCTGAACTCGTCATAGTTGACTTCCATCAGTACGACGTAATGACGGCTGAACTCTGATGATGGTGTAGGTAACGTGGGCCCTCGGTTACACGGTGGCCAAGCTGTTCTTTGCGGTTGTCGAGATGTCCATCGACACAATAATCCTCTCGTTCTGCCAGGACGCCGAGGAGCACCAGGGGACCGCGCAGTACGCGCCGCCTCTTCTCATGGAAACGTTGGACGAGCAGAGCGAGCTGCAAAGACTAACTCAAGGGCCTTGACTTCCTCTCTGTTAAAACTAGAGATAAAATTGTAGTAGTGCAGTAGAAAATTGATCATtgcatttcaaaaaaaaagatcactgttcctctttcatgatcttGGCTTGCCGATCTCATGTAGTCTTTTGGAGTATGAGCCATCTGGGTTAATTTGTTGACCTGATAGGTGAGTATTAGGCGCCTTATCTAGTGTGTGTGGGGTGTGTGTGCCTGGCTAATGCAATGTTTAGTGAAGTCAACTGGAAGCTTGGAATCCATGGCAATGACTTGTGCTGATGAGTTATTCTGGTCCTTATCCAAGCGACCCCACCAGGGATCGATTTTTATTATCCATTGATAACGAAAACATAGTCAGAGATCTTTGACATATATACAACTACGCGCCATGGAGACTGAAAGCAAAAGCTATCCAAGAGCAGAAACCTAGCAGGGAAGGGGGGCACCGCAAACCTATTGCTAGTGTTCGGTGGAGAGGAGCTAGAAGTTCTATTACAACAACCCCAACGGGAGATATGTACAGAAGCTAAAACGACAGTTTTTCACCGGTCAGATCATCAGGATCCGCCACACTTTCATCAAAACGAAGTAGCTATGTCGTAGCGAACTTTCACGCGTCCAGGTCATCTGCATCTTCAGGCGAGGCACCCCACTTGAACCAGGAAATTTTGACAAAAGAGACCACCTGCCCCAATtcattgacaaaaaggaccacctctcAGCAAAATTGACAAAAAAGACCACGCTGTGTGTGGCGGCAGAGCCCCCAAGCGACACGTGGAGGATGCCGCCGGGGTGTGTGGCGGCAGGGGCCCGCCGCCGCTGTGCGTGGCAGCACGTTAGCGCCGGCCGTGCGCCGTCAGCTGCCGTCTTCGCTGGTGGGCCGTGCCGCCCCATGGTGCGGCGGCAGGTCGACGTGGAGGCTGCCTCCAACCCGTCCGGCGGCAGGCCCCGCCATGCACATGGGCGACGACCGCGCGACGACGCCATGCAGGGCCGGGACGGGAATCGGTCGACCGCGCATGCGCGGGAGAGGCAGGCCGGCAGCATCTGGCTGTGCAGCACTGATTTCCATTGGTGTGATTTCGCAGCGACGAGACGTAAAGCTGTCGGAGATTCTCGCTCGATACAGCAAATTAACCACCGAAAGCAGCCTATTTGCGTAGGAGTTCTGTGCTGATACAGCAATTAGACATTCTGCACTAATTTTTTGGTACTGCTCACACTAATTGAAGGCTATATAAGCCGGCTTCCCCGCATAGAAATCGAAGCAGCAGGATAGAGTTTGCCTTCTCCGCGTCTCTGCTTCGTGCGCAAAATATTGGAGTGAgtatgagtgtgccttgctcggACCAGGATTTTAGGCCGATGAAGGGGAAGAATGCAAGCTTGCCACCGGGGGTGAGAGCAGAGAGGTGTTGGTGCGATCGCCTTGCGAAGGTGAAGGAGGTGGTTGATTTTTCAGATAagttcggcatgaaatttttcatgtgCGCGAGCTATGATCATGATCCACCCAGACAAACAAGTTCATCGTCCTCGAGGCCTGCGGTATGTTGTAACAGCATGATTAAAAAAATTATTTGTATGTCATTAATTTTCGTTGATTAACCGTACTATTTGTGTTGCAGTCTCccccgcccctttgcatgtggtttcactggatagaccAGGAGCAGCCGGAGTGGGCACGCCGCGAGGTGGAGGAGAAACAACGGCGTGCATGGGCAAGGTTCCATGAGGAGGAGCGTTTCGAAAAGGCTATTGCTAATGATAAAGCAGAAAGAGAGAGACAGATACAAAAATTAAGGGCGGAGCAAGCTCGAAATCGTgaggtgaatcagaagaggatggatgatgaggctgcacgtaggtaTGTAGAGGAAGAGGTGCGCAGAGAGGTCCGTGAAGCGGAGAGGAAGAGATTAAGGGAAAGAGCTGCCGAGACGCAAGCGGCAGAAGAACGCGGTAACAAGTCCGGAAAATGGCCACGGTGGACACAGGGCAAATAGAGTGATCTGTTGTACTAGCTATGTATGTTAATTTCAGTTTTACTTTCGCGTTGTATCTTAAAATTCGTTGCAGTTATTATGTTGTATCTTAAACGTTTTTACTTATGTTGTATCTTCATTATTGGAGTTAATTTAGAAATTAAACTTATTGGAACTAATATTAATATGTCTCGGAGATACATAGAAAAATGTCTCATACATAGATTAAATGTCTGTTGCGCGCATAGATAAATGTGTATCATTCCTCTCGACGACGACGATGTTGTTGCCGTGGCCTTCTCATACCAGCAGCACCATTCCTTCTTGGCAACAGGACCCATGGCAAGGTTGAGCAGCACATCTGCTCCTCGTTGCAAAAGCGAGGCGTCAGCTGCGCTGTGTGAACCTGCCCAGTATTTCATAAAAGCCACAGATTGACGAATGAGTTCAACATGATTTTTAGGGATTTTTTTTTCAAAGTAACCTTTGTTACGCGATTTCCAAATAGCCCAATAGATCGCGGCCAGGCTAGCAATTTGGACATTGCGGCTGGCACGAGAATATTGCGGCATCCACCGAAAGAACTGAGCAAAAGACCCAGGTCGAGTCTAGGCACCGACAACAGTCCCCACCATGCTCCACATATATTTGGCTGCAGGACAAGAGAAAAAAAGATGCAAAATGGATTCATGAGCAAAGCAAAATTGACAAAGGGGATCTCAGTCCAATTTCTCTTCAACAGGTTGTGCTTTGTAGATATGGCATTGTGCCAGATCAACCACATCTACACCTTGATCTTCAAAAGCATCTTACTTTTCCATAAGTGTTTGAAAGATCTATAATGCCATTCATGCACAGCTGCTTGTACAAGCTCTTGACAGTAAACTGTCCATTTTTGTCCACTTCCATTTCGGTCTATCCATTGAATCTGTCAAAGTCCCCTGATTAAGGATATTGATTAATCCACaccattgttcctgaagattagtAGACAACCATATCTTAAAAGTTAGTCTCCAACCCAGATTTGCTGCTGCTGCCACAGTAATGTTTTGTTCATTACAAATTTCATAGATTTCAGGAAATTTATCCTTTAAGAGAGAGTGACCACACCAAGCATCTTCCCAAAAGCTGGTCTACAGCCATTTCCAACAACCATTCTTCTGCCACACAAATAGGTGCTCCTAACATGTAATAGGTCAGGCCATAAGGGAGAATCTTCACTTCTGTGTTTGGCAAAATATATTCCAGAGTCCCCTAGGTATTTTTTTTCTCATGAAATCCTGCCAAGGTCCTTTATCATTCTCCAATTTCCACCACCACTTACACATCAGACTGATACTGAATTTATTCAAATCTTTCACACCAAGGTCTCCTTTACATTTGGGCTTATATATCCATCTCCAAATAACAAAATGATATTTTCTTTTTTCAGCACCTCCAACCCAAAAGAAAGCTCTGATTGGTCTTGATATGCTTTCAATATTTGTTTTATGAAGAAGCCTCATAGACATTTGGTACACCAAAATATTGGACAAGCAAGCATCAATTTTAATTAATCTGCCACCAATAGACATAGTGCTACGCATCCAGCCTCCTATAATTTTCTTCACTTTTTTCCTCAATGAACTTTAATTCAGCAACTGTCAATCTCCTGGCACACACAGGAGTGCCCAGATATTTAATAGGCCATTTCCCTTTCTGACAGTTGAAGAGCAAGAGATCCACATACTCTTGCAGTTTGTCAGGATCATGAAGTATCAGCACAGTTTCACTTTTTCAAAGTTTATTTTCAGTCCAAACATAATTTCAAATATATACAAGAGTAGTTTTAAGTTTCTGGCCCCCTCAACATCATGTTGAATCAAAAGAACTGTGTCATGTGCATATTGCAGAACAGCCAAACCTTTGATCGAGCTACTCCTTTGTGCATTAACAATCATTTTGCACAAACTATTGGCAGCCATGTTGAACAGGAAAAGAGCAAAATGATCTCCCTGTCTAACACATTTGAAACTGCCAAAGTATGGACCCACCGTATCATTAATTTTCACACTGAGAGTCCCTTTTGTGACTGCTTCTTTGATCCAAACAATCCATCTGTCACTAAAACCTTTTTGATTAATTGCAacatgatgggattcgtagcatagaaaacaaaaattttcctaccgcaagaacgaaacataagccaagatctaatctagaagacggtagcaacgaggggatcacgagactaacccttgaagatttccaaagcctacgagattagatctcgttgttgcagaagatgatcacttgccgctttcaaaagcgcgtagaagatcttgacggtgccacaatcgggcagcacctccgtactcggtcacacgtacggtgttgatgaagacgacgtcctcctccccgttccagcgggcagcggaagtagtagatcctcctcggaatcccggcagcacgacggcgtggtgacggtggtggtggagaactccggcagggcttcgcctatgcgctgcgggagtagtatgtggaggaggggcactagggtttggggagagggggctatgggcgccggcctcaagggggcaggggtggtgcggccaactcatggcttggagtggccggccctcctccctctcctcatgtatatataggtggaacacatctagggttgcccaagtctccgaataagaccccaattcaaaaactgccaaaTAGATGAAACCTACTTGGGGTGGGACTCTCCCTTTCCCTttggtgtggtggccggcccacctggtggagtccacctgggactcctccccctttggctggccggccatgctaggtggagtccctccgggactccaccttccatggcgattccttccggacttttctagaaccttctagaacattccataatttcaccggatcatttccaaacttggaaagtgacttcctatatatgaatcttattctccggaccattcggacctcctcgtgatgtcctggatcccatccgagactccgaacaaaacttcgaactccattccatattccatatctacttaaacgacatcaaaccttaagtgtgtcacgctacggttcgcgaactatgcagacatggttgagaattctctccgaccaataaccaatagcgggatctggagatccataatggctcccacatattcaacgatgacttagtgatcgaatgaaccatttacatacgataccgattacttttgtcacgcgatattttacttgtccgaggtttgatcatcggtatctctatacctcgttcaacctcgtctctgacaagtactctttattcgtaccgtggtatgtcatctcttatgaaccattcatatgcttgcaagctaattagatgacattccaccgagagggcccaaagtatatctatccgtcatcgggatggacaatatcccactcttgatccatatgcctcaactcatactttccgaatacttaatcccacctttataaccacccatttacgcagtggcgtttgatgtaatcaaagtacccttccggcataagtgatttacatgatctcatggtcgaaggactaggtaactatgtatcgaaagcttatagcaaatgaagtaAATaaagtgatcttatgctacgcttaattgggtgtgtccattacatcattcatcaatgacataaccttgttattaataacatccaatgttcatgatcacgaaaccatgatcatctattaatcaacaagctagttatacaggagacttactagggactccttgttgtttacataacacacatgtatcaatgtttcggttaatacaattttagcatggtatgcaaacattatcataaacacaaagatatattataataaccattttattattgcctcttgggcatatctccaacagtctcccacttgcactagagtcaataatctagtttacatttgtaaagatataacaccttggccttccggtgctttatcatgttttgctcacgggagaggttttagtcaacggatctggcaCGCTCAGAAAcgcatgtattttgcaattcatctgcgtctcaacgcatcactcattttccaaatgagtcggcataatcatatatgttcagtcttctggtggaaccttaattccgcggtctgaaatatgtcactaatattgtcatacacgatatagcttcaaagttctaacactatcggaactacatcaagttctcaaagaactcttcgacttaaacatcctcagtcattgtcaaaacaatgacatactctgccttcgtttatagaatccgtcacaatatttagaactcatctaaatctagcatagacaactcttagctcattgtgctaccttttaaacaacacttagtctaatttgagattgaaattttatttttatatgtaacaaaactaatatcggtgcaacaccttacatcgatttgtttgtcatttctccatacaaaactatatatatattcttggttcttctaaagtacttaaggatattcttactgtcgtccaatgatcatcacatgaatcattctggtatatgctcataacactttagagcacatgacatctgattgtgtacatattattcgtgatctataatcactcatgtgtttttactcattgagtgtcagatacactcaagtcttgttaaaccttcacatgacaagaacattttcttaatatttctatattgaactactacaatattcattctatgtactttgacttaaacttattatgtgttttaatctatcttcatagatcttgacattaaatatgtttcagttcatactctttcattgaaattatttctcaatgaaaccttttataatcaattatataattacatcatttataaccaactatatgtcatctacataaagtattataaatatatctcagcgctcccacttaatttcttgcaaatgcaagcctcttcatcgtctctgatgaaatcaaaaactctttgactatttcatccggtgaagattccaactccgcgatactcatttcatccaattgaagttcgtatacctatctagtattcca
This region of Lolium perenne isolate Kyuss_39 chromosome 2, Kyuss_2.0, whole genome shotgun sequence genomic DNA includes:
- the LOC127337099 gene encoding choline transporter protein 1; translation: MGGPLGAIIGRYPSATTTGAGGEDAEQLGRGDGSSSNLGIIRHDRRCRDLAFLVLFAAFWVAMIVNSSFGFNQGNPLRLTYELDYKGNVCGDRHGDPDMHELEVRYWMDPNQVYQSGVKSSKVNLADAKAICLMECPIPSSDTLNFVCDYPEGDIKLSVDDWINRDYDYFEFLTPDMRNSSLQLQGPCYPVIFPSVNVYWSCQYIARASNASLNKWLAMGGAKIEENMLIDKTIHKAIDARSAVLKRYVADIGKSWPVLIVCGGLLPLFLSVIWLLMIRYFVAAMTWITVVLFNALVISVTMFCYIKAGWIGNDPLTVVIGESDPYVHISGREISHLHAATVLMTVIMIIAFLSSIAIVRRILFATPVLKVAAKVIGEVQALIIFPVVPYFILAIFYMFWFSATLHLFSSGQVLRNDCSTDCCTYDLKLGKVNCDNCCGYSIHYTPHIGIAILFHLFGCYWATQFFMACSSTVVAGSVASYYWARGEISHEIPFFSVVSSLKRLLRYNLGSAAIGSLVVSAVEWVRFILECLRRKLKLVDSARESCCGKVTSSSSQCCLGCIDWTLMSVNRNAYIMIAITGKGFFRASVLATGLIMNNILRIGKVNVIGDVILFLGKLCVSLFCALFAFLMLDTHKYKSAHNKISSPLVPVIVTWALGYTVAKLFFAVVEMSIDTIILSFCQDAEEHQGTAQYAPPLLMETLDEQSELQRLTQGP